From Triticum urartu cultivar G1812 chromosome 2, Tu2.1, whole genome shotgun sequence, a single genomic window includes:
- the LOC125533734 gene encoding uncharacterized protein LOC125533734: MVRDTGGALQLLAVLLLVLASELATFSCGHRIPRADVAAWKRGATPTGRTASTTTTTTATRAGGAAAAALGDSKRLVPQGPNPLHN, from the coding sequence ATGGTGAGGGACACCGGCGGCGCCCTGCAGCTGCTGGCGGTGCTTCTCCTCGTCCTGGCGTCCGAGCTCGCCACCTTCAGCTGCGGCCACAGGATCCCCAGGGCGGACGTCGCCGCCTGGAAGCGCGGGGCGACGCCGACGGGACGCACGGCGTCCAccacgacgacgacgacggccaCTCGTgccggcggcgcggcggcggcggcgctcggcgaCTCCAAGAGGCTGGTGCCGCAGGGGCCGAACCCGCTGCACAACTAG
- the LOC125539046 gene encoding elicitor-responsive protein 3, with translation MAQGTLEVLLVGAKGLENTDYLCNMDPYAVLKCTSQEQKSTVASGKGSDPEWNETFVFTVSENATELVIKLLDSDGGTDDDSVGEATIPLDGVYTEGSIPPTVYNVVKDEEYRGEIKIGLTFTPEETRNEDQPEENYGGWNQSS, from the exons ATGGCGCAGGGGACGCTGGAGGTGCTGCTCGTCGGAGCCAAGGGACTCGAGAACACCGACTACCTCT GCAACATGGACCCGTACGCGGTTCTAAAATGCACATCGCAGGAGCAGAAGAGCACCGTCGCCTCAG GAAAGGGAAGTGATCCTGAATGGAACGAAACCTTTGTGTTCACCGTCTCTGAGAATGCAACCGAGCTCGTCATCAAGCTCCTCGACAGTGATGGTGGCACGGACGACGACAGCGTTGGTGAAGCAAC GATCCCATTGGATGGAGTGTACACTGAAGGAAGCATCCCACCAACTGTTTACAATGTTGTCAAAGACGAAGAGTACCGTGGAGAAATCAAAATCGGTCTGACGTTCACTCCGGAG GAGACTCGTAATGAGGATCAACCCGAGGAAAACTACGGTGGGTGGAACCAATCATCTTGA